A genomic window from Pseudonocardia broussonetiae includes:
- a CDS encoding BTAD domain-containing putative transcriptional regulator — MPAVALRLLGPVEVLGRDGAVRPVGPKERCLLAVLAVHHGEVVAEDRLVEALWDGAPPRTAAKTLQNYVLRLRRALDGGGVTIRTRAPGYLLEVPITGDRGTGDPDADVPGIDAALAEARVAAGRRALARGDHAGALDALDGALALWRGPGLEEFADRAFARTAAARLAELRASAAEDRAAAVLALGRHREAVAALETMVADHPLRERGWAQLMLALYRDGRQAEALETHRRLRAVLAGELGVEPGPEVRALHAAVLAHDPALAHSPAPAHDPAPAAAPALGGRGTFVGRERELGALRAHVADAAAGRGGVVLLRGEPGIGKTRLLAELASAAEAGGACVLTGRCPEGGALPFHPFAEALGRHGTDDPAVAALVSAGGPEGAAEALRPDELRTRLLDAVARRVSAMAAAAPLVLLLDDLHWADSGTVAMLRHTARVTARDPVLVVVAYRGEEVDARHPLTDALGALRSEAECRELRLGGIGGAALARLLRDTAGAPVAEELVSAVRAETDGNPFLAREIVRHLHDDGVLRPDGEGRLGTDLPLAAVPEGVRQVVARRRARLPARAGRLLDAAAGIEGPFPFEPVRAVAGLDDAEALAALDDVLGAGLVVPDTRPDRYDFTHALIRHAVHGELNPSRRLRLHRDLAVALDAARAAGVRVAAAEVAAQYHRAAGLPGAEAGVAPALEAAEQARRTGAHDEHAAFLRAALDLLPGSDEREPDLRARLAVALAWALRFDEAVDAARVSGLPAVAAEVASVLAQAGSNRHAWSLAPAALGAVTGPDGPDAVTWASLTLLDLDRREAADPGHPGIPLDLPGRRDALRVLLRSGRLAGRGDLARYAVAAVHGSRAAIPAQAADDPTVAAFLVGDYAAAVPLFERDAAVAEAAGQLALEVYCRAGAARCRVALGDLDGGAEVIDHVHGLVARLPGLGPGWQLLHHEGAQDALAMARDDHWPRRMAAFARWREPAPDRHWGSAAIDAISARGEARMGRAAAALGLLGRPVRALRDGPAWAPNYARTACEVAEVLWLLGRRDHLAVVERALRERVLPADFRFPMTDARQAVARLCALDGRHDEARRWFDAARTVLDGQGALPLRAVVDHDEGLMHARTGDDGRAAPLLDDAAAAFSRLGMPGWARRTAAARR; from the coding sequence ATGCCGGCGGTGGCGCTGCGACTCCTCGGACCGGTCGAGGTGCTCGGCCGGGACGGCGCGGTCCGCCCCGTCGGGCCCAAGGAGCGCTGCCTGCTGGCGGTGCTGGCCGTGCACCACGGCGAGGTCGTCGCCGAGGACCGTCTGGTCGAGGCGCTCTGGGACGGCGCGCCGCCGCGCACGGCGGCGAAGACGCTGCAGAACTACGTGCTGCGCCTGCGCCGGGCGCTCGACGGCGGCGGCGTCACGATCCGCACCCGCGCCCCCGGCTACCTTCTCGAGGTCCCGATCACCGGCGACCGCGGCACCGGCGACCCGGACGCCGACGTCCCCGGCATCGACGCGGCACTCGCCGAGGCGCGGGTCGCGGCCGGACGCCGGGCCCTCGCGCGCGGCGACCACGCGGGCGCGCTCGACGCGCTCGACGGGGCGCTGGCGCTGTGGCGCGGGCCGGGGCTCGAGGAGTTCGCCGACCGGGCGTTCGCGCGCACGGCCGCAGCCCGCCTCGCGGAGCTGCGCGCGTCCGCGGCGGAGGACCGCGCCGCGGCGGTGCTCGCGCTGGGGCGCCACCGCGAGGCGGTGGCCGCGCTGGAGACGATGGTCGCCGACCACCCGCTGCGCGAGCGGGGGTGGGCGCAGCTGATGCTGGCGCTCTACCGCGACGGGCGGCAGGCCGAGGCCCTGGAGACCCACCGCAGGCTGCGCGCCGTGCTGGCCGGGGAGCTCGGTGTCGAGCCCGGTCCCGAGGTGCGCGCGCTGCACGCGGCGGTGCTGGCCCACGACCCGGCGCTGGCTCACTCCCCGGCGCCGGCCCACGACCCCGCGCCTGCGGCGGCGCCCGCGCTGGGCGGCCGCGGGACGTTCGTCGGACGGGAGCGCGAGCTCGGCGCGCTGCGGGCGCACGTGGCCGACGCCGCGGCGGGCCGGGGCGGGGTCGTGCTGCTCCGCGGCGAGCCGGGCATCGGGAAGACGCGGCTGCTCGCCGAGCTCGCGTCCGCCGCGGAGGCCGGGGGCGCGTGCGTGCTGACGGGCCGCTGCCCGGAGGGCGGGGCGCTGCCGTTCCACCCTTTCGCCGAGGCGCTGGGCCGGCACGGCACGGACGACCCGGCCGTCGCCGCGCTCGTCTCCGCCGGCGGACCCGAGGGGGCGGCGGAGGCCCTGCGCCCCGACGAGCTGCGCACCCGGCTGCTCGACGCCGTCGCCCGCCGGGTCTCCGCGATGGCCGCGGCGGCGCCGCTGGTGCTGCTGCTCGACGACCTGCACTGGGCCGACAGCGGCACGGTGGCGATGCTCCGGCACACCGCGCGGGTGACGGCGCGCGACCCGGTGCTCGTCGTCGTCGCCTACCGGGGCGAGGAGGTCGACGCCCGGCACCCCCTCACCGACGCGCTCGGCGCCCTGCGCAGCGAGGCCGAGTGCCGCGAGCTGCGCCTCGGCGGCATCGGCGGCGCCGCCCTCGCCCGCCTCCTCCGCGACACCGCCGGCGCGCCGGTCGCGGAGGAGCTGGTCTCGGCCGTGCGCGCCGAGACCGACGGCAACCCCTTCCTGGCCCGGGAGATCGTGCGGCACCTGCACGACGACGGGGTGCTGCGCCCGGACGGCGAGGGGCGGCTGGGGACCGACCTGCCGCTGGCCGCGGTGCCCGAGGGCGTCCGGCAGGTCGTCGCACGGCGCCGGGCGCGGCTGCCCGCACGGGCCGGCCGGCTGCTCGACGCCGCCGCGGGCATCGAGGGCCCGTTCCCGTTCGAGCCGGTCCGCGCGGTCGCCGGGCTCGACGACGCCGAGGCGCTCGCCGCGCTCGACGACGTGCTCGGCGCCGGGCTGGTCGTCCCCGACACCCGGCCCGACCGCTACGACTTCACCCACGCGCTCATCCGGCACGCGGTGCACGGCGAGCTCAACCCGTCGCGCAGGCTCCGCCTGCACCGCGACCTCGCCGTCGCGCTGGACGCCGCCCGGGCGGCCGGGGTGCGCGTCGCGGCGGCCGAGGTGGCGGCGCAGTACCACCGCGCCGCCGGGCTGCCGGGCGCGGAGGCCGGGGTCGCACCGGCGCTGGAGGCGGCCGAGCAGGCCCGCCGCACCGGCGCCCACGACGAGCACGCGGCGTTCCTGCGGGCCGCGCTCGACCTGCTCCCCGGCAGCGACGAGCGGGAGCCGGACCTGCGCGCGCGCCTGGCGGTGGCGCTGGCCTGGGCGCTGCGGTTCGACGAGGCCGTCGACGCCGCCCGGGTCAGCGGCCTGCCCGCCGTGGCCGCGGAGGTCGCCTCGGTGCTGGCGCAGGCGGGCAGCAACCGGCACGCCTGGTCGCTCGCCCCCGCCGCGCTCGGCGCCGTGACCGGCCCGGACGGGCCCGACGCCGTCACGTGGGCCTCGCTGACGCTGCTCGACCTCGACCGGCGGGAGGCCGCCGACCCCGGCCACCCGGGCATCCCGCTCGACCTCCCCGGCCGCCGCGACGCCCTGCGGGTGCTGCTCCGGTCGGGGCGCCTTGCCGGGCGCGGCGACCTGGCCCGCTACGCCGTCGCCGCCGTGCACGGCAGTCGGGCCGCGATCCCCGCGCAGGCCGCCGACGACCCGACGGTCGCGGCGTTCCTGGTCGGCGACTACGCCGCCGCGGTGCCGCTGTTCGAGCGCGACGCGGCCGTCGCGGAGGCGGCCGGGCAGCTGGCCCTGGAGGTGTACTGCCGCGCCGGCGCCGCGCGCTGCCGGGTGGCCCTGGGCGACCTCGACGGCGGCGCGGAGGTGATCGACCACGTCCACGGGCTCGTCGCGCGGCTGCCCGGACTCGGACCGGGCTGGCAGCTGCTGCACCACGAGGGCGCCCAGGACGCGCTCGCGATGGCCCGCGACGACCACTGGCCCCGGCGGATGGCCGCCTTCGCCCGCTGGCGGGAGCCGGCGCCCGACCGGCACTGGGGCAGCGCCGCCATCGACGCGATCAGCGCCCGCGGCGAGGCGCGGATGGGGCGCGCCGCTGCCGCGCTGGGGCTGCTCGGCCGCCCGGTCCGGGCGCTGCGCGACGGCCCCGCCTGGGCCCCGAACTACGCGCGCACGGCCTGTGAGGTCGCCGAGGTGCTCTGGCTGCTGGGCCGGCGCGACCACCTCGCGGTCGTCGAGCGCGCCCTGCGCGAGCGGGTGCTGCCGGCCGACTTCCGGTTCCCGATGACCGACGCCCGGCAGGCGGTGGCCCGGCTGTGCGCCCTCGACGGCCGCCACGACGAGGCCCGGCGGTGGTTCGACGCCGCCCGCACCGTCCTCGACGGGCAGGGCGCGCTCCCCCTGCGCGCGGTCGTCGACCACGACGAGGGGCTGATGCACGCCAGGACGGGCGACGACGGCCGCGCCGCGCCGCTGCTCGACGACGCCGCGGCCGCCTTCTCCCGGCTCGGCATGCCCGGCTGGGCGCGGCGCACGGCGGCGGCCCGTCGCTAG
- a CDS encoding NAD(P)-dependent alcohol dehydrogenase, which translates to MKAVRLHAYSESPRLDEVPEPTATGPHDVVVRVGGAGLCRTDLHIRDGWFAPAVPTDLPLVLGHETTGWVHEVGTAVENVAVGDAVICHPQSSCGTCPACRTGDDMRCARGLDFTGLTRAGGFAELMRTTDRAVLALPAGLEPAAVAPHADAGLTVMHAVRKAVPLLGPGARVVVVGIGGLGHIAVQCLRALTAAEVIAVDPDPESLKLATDCGAHHAVPADGRHGDRVAELTGGAGAEAVLDFVGEGDAVASSLAMVRPRGTYFVVGYGGELRVPTFTLVLPEISVVGNAVGTHDDLRELVALAAAGGVGIRTRTYPLEAFADAFADLEHGRVHGRAVLVP; encoded by the coding sequence ATGAAGGCCGTCCGCCTGCACGCCTACTCCGAGTCCCCGCGGCTCGACGAGGTGCCCGAGCCCACCGCGACCGGACCGCACGACGTGGTCGTCCGCGTCGGCGGTGCCGGCCTGTGCCGCACCGACCTGCACATCCGGGACGGCTGGTTCGCGCCGGCCGTGCCCACCGACCTGCCGCTCGTCCTCGGCCACGAGACCACCGGCTGGGTGCACGAGGTCGGTACCGCGGTGGAGAACGTCGCGGTCGGCGACGCCGTCATCTGCCACCCGCAGTCGTCCTGCGGGACGTGCCCGGCCTGCCGCACCGGCGACGACATGCGCTGCGCGCGCGGGCTCGACTTCACCGGCCTCACCCGCGCGGGCGGCTTCGCGGAGCTGATGCGCACGACCGACCGCGCGGTGCTGGCGCTGCCCGCCGGCCTGGAACCGGCGGCCGTCGCCCCGCACGCCGACGCCGGCCTCACCGTGATGCACGCCGTCCGCAAGGCCGTGCCGCTGCTCGGGCCGGGGGCCCGCGTGGTGGTGGTCGGGATCGGCGGGCTCGGGCACATCGCCGTGCAGTGCCTGCGCGCCCTCACCGCCGCCGAGGTGATCGCGGTCGACCCCGATCCGGAGTCGCTGAAGCTGGCCACCGACTGCGGCGCGCACCACGCCGTGCCCGCCGACGGGCGCCACGGCGACCGGGTCGCCGAGCTCACCGGCGGCGCGGGCGCCGAGGCCGTGCTCGACTTCGTCGGCGAGGGGGACGCGGTCGCCTCGTCGCTGGCGATGGTGCGGCCCCGCGGTACCTACTTCGTCGTCGGGTACGGCGGCGAGCTCCGGGTGCCGACCTTCACCCTGGTGCTGCCCGAGATCAGCGTCGTCGGCAACGCCGTCGGCACGCACGACGACCTGCGCGAGCTCGTCGCGCTGGCCGCGGCCGGCGGCGTCGGCATCCGGACCCGCACCTACCCGCTGGAGGCGTTCGCCGACGCGTTCGCCGACCTCGAGCACGGCCGGGTGCACGGCCGCGCGGTGCTGGTGCCGTAG
- the ruvC gene encoding crossover junction endodeoxyribonuclease RuvC yields the protein MRVLGVDPGLTRCGLGVVDGSSGRSVRAVAVDVVRTAPDLPLERRLLAVGAEVERWIALYGPDVVAIERVFSQHNVRTVMGTAQASGVVALLAARAGLPVAFHTPSEVKAAVTGEGRAGKEQVTTMVTKVLGLAEAPRPADAADALALAICHCWRAPMLDRMAQAKVRSDELAKAHRARLAAAARAAR from the coding sequence GTGCGCGTGCTGGGGGTCGACCCGGGGTTGACGCGGTGCGGCCTGGGCGTCGTGGACGGGTCGAGCGGGCGGTCCGTCCGCGCCGTCGCCGTGGACGTGGTGCGCACCGCGCCGGACCTGCCGCTGGAGCGGCGGCTGCTCGCCGTCGGCGCCGAGGTGGAGCGGTGGATCGCGCTTTACGGGCCCGACGTCGTGGCGATCGAGCGGGTGTTCAGCCAGCACAACGTGCGCACGGTGATGGGCACCGCGCAGGCCAGCGGGGTGGTGGCGCTGCTCGCCGCCCGCGCCGGGCTGCCGGTCGCGTTCCACACCCCGAGCGAGGTGAAGGCCGCCGTCACCGGCGAGGGGCGGGCGGGCAAGGAGCAGGTGACGACCATGGTGACGAAGGTGCTCGGGCTGGCCGAGGCGCCCCGCCCCGCCGACGCGGCCGACGCCCTGGCGCTCGCGATCTGCCACTGCTGGCGCGCCCCGATGCTCGACCGGATGGCGCAGGCCAAGGTGCGCAGCGACGAGCTGGCGAAGGCCCACCGAGCCCGGCTGGCGGCGGCGGCGCGAGCAGCGCGGTAG
- the ruvA gene encoding Holliday junction branch migration protein RuvA: MISSVRGEVLEIALDHAVVEVGGVGLAVVAAPNTLAGLRRGEQARLSTTLVVREDSLTLFGFADAEQRELFGLLQSVAGIGPRLALATLAVLSPDDVTRALLDGDTKVLTRVPGIGPKVAQRMVLELKDKVVAVPATASALTLPAAGGTRRDEVVEALVGLGFTPRPAEEAVAAAAVENADADAATLLRSALTRLGRRG; this comes from the coding sequence GTGATCTCGTCCGTGCGGGGTGAGGTGCTGGAGATCGCGCTCGACCACGCGGTCGTCGAGGTCGGCGGGGTGGGGCTGGCCGTCGTCGCGGCCCCCAACACCCTCGCCGGGCTGCGCCGCGGCGAGCAGGCGCGGCTGTCGACCACGCTGGTGGTGCGGGAGGACTCGCTCACGCTGTTCGGGTTCGCCGACGCCGAGCAGCGCGAGCTGTTCGGGCTGCTGCAGTCCGTCGCCGGGATCGGGCCGCGGCTGGCGCTGGCCACCCTGGCCGTGCTGAGCCCCGACGACGTCACCCGCGCGCTGCTCGACGGCGACACGAAGGTGCTGACGCGGGTGCCCGGCATCGGGCCGAAGGTGGCGCAGCGGATGGTGCTCGAGCTCAAGGACAAGGTGGTGGCCGTGCCCGCCACGGCGAGCGCGCTGACGCTCCCGGCGGCGGGGGGCACCCGCCGCGACGAGGTGGTGGAGGCCCTGGTCGGCCTGGGCTTCACCCCGCGCCCCGCCGAGGAGGCGGTGGCCGCGGCGGCCGTCGAGAACGCCGACGCCGACGCCGCGACGCTGCTGCGCAGCGCACTGACCCGCCTGGGTCGTCGTGGGTGA
- the ruvB gene encoding Holliday junction branch migration DNA helicase RuvB, producing MGELTPAADEEDVLVDATLRPRNLTEFVGQPRVREQLSLVLQGAQRRGSPPDHILLSGPPGLGKTSLALIVAEELGAAIRLTSGPALERAGDLAAMLSNLAPGDVLFIDEIHRIARPAEEMLYLAMEDFRVDVVVGKGPGATSIPLDIAPFTLVGATTRSGALTGPLRDRFGFTAHMEFYEPAELELVLRRAAVILGVDLHPDGAAEIAGRSRGTPRIANRLLRRVRDFAEVRADGTVTRTVARDALAVYDVDELGLDRLDRAVLGALVRSFGGGPVGVSTLAVAVGEEPGTVEEVCEPYLVRAGMLARTPRGRVATATAWAHLGLTAPPDVVPGGPPPLF from the coding sequence GTGGGTGAGCTGACGCCCGCCGCGGACGAGGAGGACGTCCTCGTCGACGCCACGCTGCGCCCGCGCAACCTCACCGAGTTCGTGGGGCAGCCGCGGGTGCGCGAGCAGCTGTCGCTGGTGCTGCAGGGCGCGCAGCGCCGCGGCAGCCCGCCCGACCACATCCTGCTGTCCGGCCCGCCCGGCCTGGGCAAGACGAGCCTCGCGCTGATCGTCGCCGAGGAGCTCGGCGCGGCCATCCGCCTCACCTCCGGGCCCGCGCTGGAGCGGGCGGGCGACCTCGCCGCGATGCTGTCCAACCTCGCGCCCGGCGACGTCCTGTTCATCGACGAGATCCACCGCATCGCCCGCCCGGCCGAGGAGATGCTCTACCTCGCGATGGAGGACTTCCGCGTCGACGTCGTCGTCGGCAAGGGCCCCGGCGCCACGAGCATCCCGCTCGACATCGCCCCGTTCACCCTCGTCGGCGCGACCACCCGGTCCGGGGCGCTCACCGGCCCGCTGCGCGACCGCTTCGGCTTCACCGCGCACATGGAGTTCTACGAGCCCGCCGAGCTGGAGCTCGTGCTGCGGCGCGCCGCGGTCATCCTCGGCGTCGACCTGCACCCCGACGGCGCCGCCGAGATCGCCGGGCGCTCCCGCGGCACCCCCCGCATCGCCAACCGGCTGCTGCGCCGCGTCCGCGACTTCGCCGAGGTCCGCGCGGACGGCACCGTCACGCGCACGGTCGCCCGCGACGCCCTGGCCGTCTACGACGTCGACGAGCTGGGCCTGGACCGCCTCGACCGCGCGGTGCTCGGCGCGCTGGTCCGGTCGTTCGGCGGCGGGCCGGTCGGGGTGTCGACGCTGGCGGTCGCAGTGGGGGAGGAGCCGGGTACCGTCGAGGAGGTCTGCGAGCCCTACCTCGTGCGCGCCGGGATGCTCGCGCGCACGCCGAGGGGCCGGGTCGCCACGGCGACGGCGTGGGCCCACCTGGGCCTGACCGCCCCGCCCGACGTCGTCCCGGGTGGCCCTCCGCCGCTGTTCTGA
- the yajC gene encoding preprotein translocase subunit YajC gives MDLSLLFPLFILLLFIPIFLSGRKQRRQMQEMQQLQSDLQVGDIVVTTSGLRATVVDVSYEETVDLEIADDVVTTWVRAAVREKVVATEETPASTAPAEDGTLTTGTDDAPPSLTKDTSRVEDPSLVRDTESRGPGQN, from the coding sequence ATGGACCTCTCACTGCTGTTCCCCCTGTTCATCCTGCTGCTGTTCATCCCGATCTTCCTGTCGGGGCGCAAGCAGCGCCGGCAGATGCAGGAGATGCAGCAGCTGCAGTCCGACCTGCAGGTCGGTGACATCGTCGTCACCACGTCGGGGCTGCGCGCCACCGTCGTCGACGTCTCCTACGAGGAGACCGTCGACCTCGAGATCGCCGACGACGTCGTCACCACGTGGGTGCGCGCCGCGGTCCGCGAGAAGGTCGTGGCCACCGAGGAGACCCCGGCGAGCACCGCCCCGGCCGAGGACGGGACCCTCACGACCGGCACCGACGACGCCCCCCCGTCGTTGACGAAGGACACGTCGCGCGTCGAGGACCCGTCGCTCGTCCGGGACACCGAGTCGCGCGGCCCCGGCCAGAACTGA
- the secD gene encoding protein translocase subunit SecD — MATTPGQIRPWRYLASFVGVIAVLYSLVFFTGGGGITPKLGIDLQGGTRVTLEARTETGAQAPRDQLLQAQAIIQQRVDGLGVGGSEVVLDGNNLTITVPGDDGEQARSLGQTAQLRIREVIGGPIAATAAPAPTDPAAVPGAPDPAAPADPAAPADPAGADPAAPTDAPQGAGPPVVETDVAPIAQTTPLTAPTPEPTPEPEPTPDAPAATVPDAPADPELAAAIDAARAQRQSTDPAVQEQALLALDCAANDPLRGYDDPSLPLVACDVDGTAKYVLAPILLEGTEIAGAQAQPAQGGIGTVVSVQFTSSGAATWGAYTSANVGKNAAFVLDGEVVSAPTVNQPIYGDTQIEGQFTPEEAQDLAGILRYGSLPLSFTASEAQTVSATLGLASLQAGLIAGGIGLLLVFVYCLIYYRVLGVLTILSLVLSGAVVYAVLVLLGRWIGFTLDLAGVAGFIVAIGITADSFVIFFERLKDEMREGRTFRSAVPRAWVRARRTILAADAVSFLASVVLYVLAVGQVKGFAFTLGLSTVLDLVVVFLVTHPLVALASNNKVFGSSKYSGLGSVARMGAERKKAAAASARPVSTGSASTTKGA, encoded by the coding sequence GTGGCCACCACCCCGGGGCAGATCCGCCCCTGGCGCTACCTCGCGTCGTTCGTCGGCGTCATCGCCGTCCTGTACTCGCTGGTGTTCTTCACCGGCGGCGGCGGGATCACGCCCAAGCTCGGCATCGACCTGCAGGGCGGCACCCGCGTCACGCTGGAGGCCCGCACCGAGACCGGTGCGCAGGCGCCGCGCGACCAGCTGCTCCAGGCGCAGGCGATCATCCAGCAGCGCGTCGACGGGCTCGGCGTCGGCGGCTCCGAGGTGGTGCTCGACGGCAACAACCTGACGATCACCGTCCCCGGTGACGACGGCGAGCAGGCCCGGTCGCTGGGCCAGACCGCGCAGCTGCGCATCCGCGAGGTCATCGGCGGCCCGATCGCGGCCACGGCGGCTCCGGCGCCGACGGACCCGGCGGCCGTGCCCGGCGCCCCCGACCCGGCGGCCCCCGCCGACCCGGCCGCTCCCGCCGACCCGGCCGGGGCCGACCCCGCCGCTCCGACGGACGCGCCGCAGGGCGCGGGCCCGCCGGTCGTCGAGACCGACGTGGCGCCGATCGCGCAGACCACACCCCTGACGGCTCCCACTCCCGAGCCGACGCCCGAGCCCGAGCCGACGCCCGACGCCCCGGCCGCCACCGTCCCCGACGCCCCGGCCGACCCCGAGCTCGCCGCCGCCATCGACGCGGCCCGCGCGCAGCGCCAGAGCACCGACCCGGCCGTCCAGGAGCAGGCGCTCCTCGCGCTCGACTGCGCCGCGAACGACCCGCTGCGCGGCTACGACGACCCGTCGCTGCCGCTGGTCGCCTGCGACGTCGACGGCACGGCCAAGTACGTCCTCGCGCCGATCCTGCTCGAGGGCACCGAGATCGCCGGCGCGCAGGCCCAGCCCGCGCAGGGCGGCATCGGCACCGTGGTGAGCGTCCAGTTCACCAGTTCCGGCGCGGCCACGTGGGGCGCCTACACCTCGGCCAACGTCGGCAAGAACGCCGCGTTCGTGCTCGACGGCGAGGTCGTCTCCGCGCCCACGGTCAACCAGCCGATCTACGGCGACACCCAGATCGAGGGGCAGTTCACGCCGGAGGAGGCCCAGGACCTCGCGGGCATCCTGCGCTACGGCTCGCTGCCGCTGTCGTTCACCGCGTCGGAGGCGCAGACCGTCTCGGCGACGCTCGGGCTGGCCTCGCTGCAGGCCGGGCTGATCGCGGGCGGCATCGGCCTGCTGCTGGTGTTCGTCTACTGCCTGATCTACTACCGCGTCCTGGGCGTGTTGACGATCCTGTCGCTGGTCCTGTCCGGTGCCGTCGTCTACGCGGTGCTGGTCCTGCTCGGGCGCTGGATCGGGTTCACCCTCGACCTCGCGGGCGTCGCCGGGTTCATCGTCGCCATCGGCATCACCGCCGACTCGTTCGTGATCTTCTTCGAACGGCTCAAGGACGAGATGCGGGAGGGCCGCACGTTCCGCTCGGCCGTCCCGCGGGCCTGGGTGCGGGCGCGGCGCACGATCCTCGCCGCCGACGCCGTCAGCTTCCTGGCCTCGGTCGTGCTCTACGTCCTCGCCGTCGGCCAGGTGAAGGGCTTCGCGTTCACCCTCGGCCTGTCCACGGTGCTCGACCTCGTGGTCGTGTTCCTGGTGACGCACCCGCTGGTGGCGCTCGCGTCCAACAACAAGGTGTTCGGCAGCTCGAAGTACTCCGGGCTCGGGTCCGTCGCGAGGATGGGGGCCGAGCGCAAGAAGGCCGCCGCCGCGTCCGCGCGGCCCGTGTCCACGGGCTCGGCGTCGACCACGAAGGGGGCCTGA